CTGTGTTGAATCAGAACACATGCCATTAAGAATGTGAAGCGACACTTCACAAACATCTGTGCTTTTTCTGTTAAGCACACAGCATTCAAATGTATTTCTTATTAACATTATATTGCACTTGTTTTCTTGAAGAATGTGAACCATTTCAAAGTTTTGCTTTGTCACTGTATGAagacaatacaaacacacaatttGCCAGAAGTTAACCAGTTGGGTTTGATAGAATATTGGTTTTTGGCTTAAGGGAAGCCATTTCTGCATCAAAATCTGTTAACAGGACACAAGATAGTTTAACACTTGTTATACATTAGTTATACAAATGTCCCTTTTGATAGCTTGGATTTTTACAGTACGCATCTGTAAATCCGTTTTTGTAGACTTGTAATACATATCCACTGCCTTCGTAAAACTGATAATCGCTGGAAGTTGAATGCCTGAGCTTGTATCATAGTATTCATGGAAAGCAATAAATACTAAAAATGTAAAGTGTAGTATGCTCAGTTAATATTaagggagttttttttattgcaaatcCAGTTATGTTTCATATCTGCAGAACAGCGAGGGGCACTGACTGAATTATGGGGGATTACCTTTTAGCcacactggggggggggggtcaccctTGGAATAGCCACCCATCAATAGCTACACAAGTGACTCCACACTGCACAAAAGCTCCTCTTGTGTAATACTAAGTTAATGACACCTCTCAAACCCAATTTCTGTCTTCCACTGTACTTTGACTTAATGCTGGCATAATATGCTAGCATGCCAATTGTACACCATAACCTTCACTTTAACATACCAACataaataataacttttatttatatagcgcctttcatgaaacccaaggacacgtTGCAGAATTactgtggctaagctaaaggaggttgtaggctgtggtaaaCAGGTGGGGtttcagaagtttttttttttttaaatgtccagggatgtagcatttcggacatctgcagggagggtgttccagagggatggggctgcaacactagGCTCGGTCTCTGaaggtacagagtctggtgtggggaTTTGAGAGCAGGCCCAGCGCCTGTGGGCCGCAGGTTTCGGGGTGGGGTTTGTGGATGGAGGAGGTCGGAGGAGAgtggggccagggcatggagggatttgtaggtgagaAGGAGGATTTGAATTGTGATGCGGGACTtaattgggagccagtgaaggtggatgagggttggggtgatctgcagttttggacatactggagcctgtctagggttttgctggggaccacagacaggactccattgcagtagtccaaacgGGAGGTTATGAAAGCATGAATGAGGGTCTTCTTGCCACGGTTTCTTGTCATTAGGCATTATGAGCCATTTCGTATttaaagttagcaagctaacacgcttaacatacacacattctTGGCCTGAGGATGATTTGTAATACATTTGATCTCCTGACTTCTCATCTAGTGCCATCATATGGTCAAATTTTCAATATTTCAAAATGCCTGCAAAATTCacgacattcccatcagcctccgCTGAACTTAATGTTTGATGGCAAATGTTTGCTTGCTAACATGTTAAACCAACACAGTCGGTGAACATGGTCAAATTAAACCTGCTAAGCATCAACATGCTACCATCGCCACTGTAAGCATGTTAGCGTGCTGATGTGTGCATTTAGCTCAAGTACAAGTCACAGAGCTGCTGGCCATTAGCTAGTTATTCTATAAGCCAAAACAGTACAGGAAGTACATGTCAATGCAAAACAGTTATGGGTATAGAAATTGTGGGTCTTAACTAGACCCGTCCCGGGTACAGGAGTACAACTTATGTAGGATGATTGGATTAAGGAAAATATGGGTGGAACTTTAAATATCTCTTGTATAAGAACAGATGCTGTGAATCGTTTTTATCATGTGAGGATAACATCCGGTAACACCTCCTGGCCTTGACATTTCTAAGCTATGATTATCACTATCCCTGTCGTCTGCATAGCGAGGTGTTGGGCCAGGCCAAGCTTTCGTCTGCAGACAATGGCTATGGTTAACACTAACAGTATTTCCAAATTGCCATGGACTACTCCACTGCCCAATACTCAAAGAAGGCCAAAAGCTTGTTAGATGTTTCCACCCATTTCCTAAATATATTTTCGCTTCACGCCTAAGTTGTAATGTCCGTCATTAGAGAATATAGCTACAACACACTTATTATAGGCTTTAGTGAGACTGAAGCAGGCATGTAAACGGTAATCAGGGTAGCAGTAAATAACATGGCTTCTGAAAGTCAGAGCTGTCTGGGATAACTAAACACAGCCTGTGTGACTCATCAGCCTGGTCAGGAACTTACAATACCGGGAAAGATTACTTAAAGGTGTACATCAGCGATTTATTATTCCACTACCATAAACTTTTATAGATTCGCCAGAGACAGATTAACGAAGAATTGTCAAAATCTAAACAGCAGTGCATGAGATATCCTGATATTTACTAGCTAAAAGTGGGTCAAGCTCTTCCAAAAAAGCtaaatcctacatttcccataatgcaactaaTAGCATCTTTTCATATGACCCTGTGATTGTAAACTGACTCGTGTAAAATTAGGACACTTCCCATTTGACATTATCATATGACATAAGGACCTTAATCCTGAGTTTACCTTAGCATGTTTTACGTTTACACACACATAAGTCATTTTATTCATAACATGCAAACTAAAAGCAAAACGTTATTCATACAATAGGCCTATACTAATTACATTGGTAATACAAGGTCCATTATACCATAGAGGTTCTTAAAAACCTATTATTAGGAAGTGTGTTTCTACAATGCTAACAGATGTACTTTCCATGATAGGTAGAAGCCAGGCTACAAGAAAATCCTCTCATGATCTTTTTGTGAACTAATTGATTTTGACAAGTATCCATTACTAATCCCTTATCGTGTGGTCCATAAtagcctgtgtctgtgtctgactCTCAGAGGGGATTTGCCACAATAGAGAGTCCAATAACAATTCAGTTTGTATGGACTTTCATGTCATTTCAATCGATTTGATCTTTTGCTGATCTTTCGCAGTAATTGGCTCGATAACGGAGGACTCAAATTTGTGGATTCGGTAATGTGGAGggaagctttaaaaaaaagttactcaGCTCAAACAGTTTCATGTAATGTAAGAAATAATTTCAGTCTTTAGGgagttgaagaaaaaaattccACAATGGGTCAGCGCCTAAGCGAGGAGAGTGACCCAGACAAGGAAATCGATGTGGCAGAGCTGCAGGAATGGTACAAAAAATTTGTTGTGGAGTGCCCAAGTGGAACTCTCTTTATGCATGAGTTCAAGGGATTTTTTGGCGTTGCTGATAACAAGGCGGCCGGAGATTACATTGAAAACATGTTTCGAGCCTTTGACAAGAACGGCGTAAGTACAAACTTCTGTTGTGTGGAAGCGTAAGCCTTGTACATACAGGTCGCTGTAGTCCTTTGTCTCATTTTGGTATTGACACTACATTTGCCACAGAAATAGTGAATATTTGTTGATTGGAAGCATTTGTGAAAATTGCTGTTAATGCTCATTGTTTAGAGCTGAAAGACTATGGTCATTACTTAGTCACTTGACAGaaaatttaacattttcatttattttgaagaACGATTTTGATAGTTGGAAGGCATACATGTGCAATTTCCAGCTTCTGGTTTGCTGATTTTCATAGTCCTCTATGAAAGTACACTAAATGTCTTAATCTGAATATTAGGCAAAACAAGCAATTGAAATTTGCAATTTGGAAATGTCAACTTTTGGCCTTGGGAAATCACGATGGATATTTTCTGTCAGGTTGTAGTCTAAACAATTAATTGGGAAAATAATCTTCagataaactaaaatataatCATTGATTGGAGCCCTACATATTCTTTTAATTGTTGTTTCTAGTAGGAAGAATATTTATATTGTGTCAAGTATGCTGCAGTACAGACATTTTTTTCCAGTCAAAGTAAAGAAACATTTTGCTTCATAACATTTTAATACTGACTCTTCATGTGCACAGGACAACACTATTGATTTTCTGGAGTACGTGGCAGCCTTGAACCTGGTCCTGAGGGGTAAACTGGAGCATAAGCTTAAATGGACATTCAAAATGTATGACAAAGACGGAAGTGGATGCATTGATAAAACAGAGCTTCTTGAAATTGTGGAGGTAATATTTAGTATTATACTATATGCAAATATTGATCTGTTAAAgctttcaaaacatttttaaagaatATTTCAAGATAAAGCATGTAGTCAGTGCAAGAGCTGTTGTAACTTACTGTCCTGTCACTCTCAGTCTATTTATCGACTGAAGAAAGCCTGCCATGGAGAGCTGGATAAAGATTGCCTTCTGCTGACCCCAGACCAAGTGGTTGACCGGATATTTGAGCTGGTGGATGAAAATGGAGATGGTgagtgtcagtcagtcagttttcTGACAGCTAAAAATGCTTCATGAATGATTCAAAAGGTCTGTGTCAGGCTGCTGTAATGGCTTTGTGGGGTGTTTATgtaaaagtgtgtatgtgtccgTTGTTGCTTGTGTATATTAAAAGGGGAAAGTGTGACTCAGTTGTACAATGGTCCTCTCCTTatcaaatgaatgaattaaaggAAGTGAGACATGTAGAGTGAAATAATGGCTGTCCCTCGTCACTCAGGGGAGCTCTCGCTGGATGAGTTTATTGATGGAGCACGGAGGGACAAGTGGGTGATGAAGATGCTACAGATGGACGTCAACCCCGGGGACTGGCTCAACGAGCGAAGGCGCAGTTCTGACTCCTAAGGCTGGAACATGGACTATCAGTctgtcacatactgtacaagcaTCCTTTATGTGTGACCAATCATGTTGTGATTTTGTATCTATTGCAGTTATAAAAGACAACACCATAGTCATCCTGGTATTGTTCTGTATGCTATAAGAATTAGATGTATGTCTACAACAATACTGTACTTTGCTTGTAAAACTATGGCTGCTATGGTCTTGTAGGTCTGtctatacagtatgtctgtatTTTACAGATGCTGCAGACAAAAGGTGCttcctgtattttctttttttgttttgtcataaaatgaacataaaagtgattcaataaaaataattaaagccCCTACACAACTGGGATCTGTCATTGACAAGTGGTTCAAGTTGATTAGACCTCTtctcaggactgtgtgggtgtgtacagAATGATTGATTGACATGTTCCTAATTCATTTTGTTACACCTGTTAGGGCGGGACAATTTATAACTATCATTTTTATTGATTTACTCAGTTTGGTGAGTAAGGTTTGTAGTGtctgtaaaaatataaaaataatgccAATTTCACACGGCCTGTTTTGTTTGATAGAGATTTGATGTATTCAATGAGGTAAACGG
This genomic interval from Perca fluviatilis chromosome 5, GENO_Pfluv_1.0, whole genome shotgun sequence contains the following:
- the guca1b gene encoding guanylyl cyclase-activating protein 2 — encoded protein: MGQRLSEESDPDKEIDVAELQEWYKKFVVECPSGTLFMHEFKGFFGVADNKAAGDYIENMFRAFDKNGDNTIDFLEYVAALNLVLRGKLEHKLKWTFKMYDKDGSGCIDKTELLEIVESIYRLKKACHGELDKDCLLLTPDQVVDRIFELVDENGDGELSLDEFIDGARRDKWVMKMLQMDVNPGDWLNERRRSSDS